One Lachancea thermotolerans CBS 6340 chromosome F complete sequence DNA window includes the following coding sequences:
- the RPN3 gene encoding proteasome regulatory particle lid subunit RPN3 (similar to uniprot|P40016 Saccharomyces cerevisiae YER021W), translating to MTSDLMEVDSAPQTEVKTDSESTVDKVLHLLQDVSKTTTTLDSRFVWKSLRELSTLRSSLEKEDLAVLVNLLYPESSTFKVPLLKFINNNQKSKVDNAEEQRQQYPAAFYQLTGGNSVDVSGEVNSFLHLLVQLYLLDSNQVDHLKVFNLQVVIPKVLNFYNNRTLDLINAKLWFYICRAHELRGDAFDTSIRSEMVKFLKTATLKHDNETRAMLITFILRSFLQTGEVDAAADFIGKVEFPGSNDVSSPLEARYYFYLSKLSAIQLDYSTANEYVIAAIRKAPNTKKCIGFLQQANKLHCAIELLMGDIPELSFFKQKNMERSLLPYYHLSKAVKLGDLNKFTSAISTYKKELVHDGNYQLCVRLRSSVIKTGIRIISLTYKKISLKDICLKLRLDSEQTVEYMVSRAIRDGVIEAKINHEEGYIESSELLNVYATQQPQQLFDERIRFVNQLHDECVKAMRYPEDGNKDKNKSADHDQLDEMIDISDLDEDDLGDFY from the coding sequence ATGACCAGTGATTTGATGGAAGTGGACTCGGCCCCACAAACTGAGGTCAAAACTGATAGCGAATCGACTGTGGACAAGGTCCTACACTTGTTGCAGGATGTTTCCAAGACGACAACGACATTGGATTCCAGATTTGTGTGGAAGTCGCTGAGAGAGTTGAGCACACTCAGGTCCTCCCTTGAGAAAGAGGATTTGGCGGTGCTAGTCAATTTGCTCTATCCCGAAAGCTCAACATTCAAGGTGCcgcttttgaaattcatCAATAACAATCAGAAAAGCAAGGTCGACAATGCCGAGGAGCAGCGTCAGCAGTACCCTGCGGCCTTCTACCAGCTGACTGGCGGCAATTCGGTCGATGTTTCTGGTGAAGTGAACAGCTTTCTGCATTTGTTAGTTCAGCTGTACCTGCTGGACTCAAACCAGGTTGATCATCTGAAAGTCTTCAACTTGCAGGTAGTCATCCCAAAGGTACTCAACTTCTACAACAACCGTACCCTGGACCTGATCAACGCAAAACTATGGTTTTACATCTGCAGGGCGCATGAGCTGCGGGGCGACGCTTTTGACACTAGCATTAGGTCAGAGATGGttaagtttttgaagactgCCACCCTGAAACACGACAACGAAACGAGGGCAATGCTCATCACGTTTATCCTCAGAAGCTTCCTGCAAACCGGCGAAGTTGACGCGGCTGCAGACTTCATCGGCAAAGTCGAATTTCCCGGTTCCAACGATGTCTCAAGCCCCTTAGAAGCTCGCTACTACTTCTACCTGTCCAAATTGAGTGCTATTCAGTTGGACTACTCCACTGCCAACGAATACGTAATAGCAGCTATCCGCAAAGCTCCCAACACCAAAAAGTGCATTGGATTCCTACAGCAGGCTAACAAACTGCATTGCGCAATCGAACTTCTGATGGGAGATATTCCAGAGCtctcatttttcaagcaaaagaacATGGAGCGTTCGCTGCTACCATATTATCACCTATCCAAAGCGGTAAAGCTCGGTGACTTGAATAAATTCACGTCCGCCATTTCCACTTACAAGAAAGAACTTGTTCATGATGGTAATTACCAGTTGTGTGTCCGTCTAAGATCTAGCGTCATCAAAACAGGGATCCGGATAATCTCGCTTACTTACAAGAAAATTTCATTGAAGGATATATGTCTCAAGCTGCGCTTGGACTCGGAGCAGACGGTGGAATACATGGTATCAAGAGCTATCAGGGACGGCGTCATCGAGGCGAAGATCAACCATGAAGAAGGATATATCGAGTCTAGCGAACTACTAAATGTCTATGCTACCCAGCAGCCCCAGCAGCTATTTGACGAAAGAATCAGATTTGTCAATCAGCTTCACGATGAATGCGTGAAGGCCATGAGGTACCCAGAGGACGGAAATAAGGATAAAAACAAGTCTGCGGACCACGACCAATTAGACGAAATGATTGATATTTCGGATTTGGATGAAGACGACTTAGGTGACTTCTATTGA
- the SRB4 gene encoding Srb4p (similar to uniprot|P32569 Saccharomyces cerevisiae YER022W SRB4 subunit of RNA polymerase II holoenzyme/mediator complex) encodes MAGEEPQANGFRSDSTYKKPLAIDPNLIRPVPSFASPTADSDNDHKDDQSQPSTGVTQPLVNNPYETFGNMPLDQLIPLILQSRGPGTKFADLTEESLMEEIMKDAPLPQAQQDSDGDLDMDGSQLTNDPGQRTPEPQQIEGPAQADEDAVLSQEQFRQLKASTVQSLNLAVNESSLALEFVSLLLSSVRPSAANASMSPFLKKTVPPASLNAEKIPFQKPSSDEVLERSLIAKGWKQRSLEESRTLLKDSYLALEKSLKKEHSYWSKVSHNISKKDVVFKMKDRETGEKSLGIKYGYEDSGSTYTQERGIAVLRHNSKLDNLELVPADRQQANALGKENNEKFVRVRIFTKIEEEDDYILTGESHLDKLLIPNQVAGEQNDFRRQISRLKFFIFEKDLMYQLKRESENLISYGVSIENENKITIEFPTEKLELETMHVNDDVIMNHQQDAPKTNDRKATLVLIMLRMLLVVIYKKQLRKKLLCPQTSIGASAKSPKVHKVVGRLQDNEVLLLRPIIGKFKHESYVSLLKKIIKGFVLDVVEGSSVRKVENPSNTVTIKDEVVYDNHIAKLDKEIHLFDKILEMPRSDLLVETPKAGTILFLLQSSNYCNATTGVKYTNGAGETLFDTSFSNFKELEDFLHFIVSEYVSGGQENGVKYE; translated from the coding sequence ATGGCTGGAGAAGAGCCTCAAGCCAATGGTTTCAGGTCTGATTCTACGTATAAAAAGCCGCTGGCAATTGATCCCAACTTAATCCGTCCTGTCCCATCTTTTGCCTCACCGACAGCAGATTCTGATAATGACCATAAAGATGACCAAAGTCAGCCCAGTACGGGTGTGACACAGCCGCTAGTTAACAACCCTTATGAGACTTTCGGCAACATGCCCTTGGATCAATTGATCCCGCTGATTTTACAGAGCCGGGGACCAGGTACTAAATTCGCAGATCTCACAGAGGAATCACTCATGGAAGAAATCATGAAAGATGCACCCCTCCCTCAGGCGCAGCAAGATTCAGATGGGGACCTTGATATGGACGGCTCTCAACTCACAAATGACCCAGGCCAGCGAACACCTGAGCCTCAACAGATTGAAGGCCCTGCTCAAGCGGATGAAGATGCTGTGTTGTCGCAAGAACAATTCCGTCAGCTCAAAGCTAGCACAGTTCAGTCTTTGAATTTGGCTGTCAATGAGTCTTCTTTAGCGCTTGAATTTGTATCTCTTTTACTGTCCTCAGTACGGCCCTCTGCGGCCAATGCCTCAATGTCGccatttctcaaaaagacCGTTCCACCTGCTTCATTGAATGCCGAAAAGATCCCTTTCCAAAAGCCCTCCTCCGATGAAGTGCTAGAAAGAAGTTTGATAGCAAAAGGATGGAAGCAGAGAAGCCTGGAAGAGTCGCGAACCCTGTTGAAAGATTCATACCTGGCACTGGAGAAAAGTCTCAAAAAGGAACATAGTTATTGGTCTAAAGTGTCGCATAACatatcaaaaaaggatGTTGTATTCAAGATGAAAGACAGAGAAACTGGAGAGAAGTCGCTCGGAATAAAATATGGCTACGAAGATTCAGGTTCTACTTATACACAGGAGCGAGGCATTGCTGTCCTGAGGCATAATTCAAAGCTGGACAACTTGGAGCTTGTTCCAGCTGACAGACAACAAGCCAATGCTCTTGGTAAAGAGAACAACGAAAAGTTTGTGAGAGTTCGCATCTTCACAaaaattgaggaagaagacgattATATATTAACTGGCGAGTCACATCTAGACAAACTGCTCATTCCGAATCAAGTCGCCGGTGAACAAAATGACTTTCGACGCCAAATATCAAGGCTTAagtttttcatttttgagaaggacCTCATGTACCAGTTAAAAAGAGAGTCCGAAAACCTTATTTCCTATGGTGTCAGTATAGAGAATGAGAATAAAATTACGATAGAATTTCCCACTGAGAAGTTGGAATTGGAGACGATGCATGTCAATGACGACGTTATCATGAATCACCAACAAGACGCCCCTAAAACAAATGACAGGAAAGCTACTTTGGTCCTCATAATGCTTCGCATGTTGTTAGTTGTCATATACAAGAAACAGCTAAGAAAAAAGCTGCTCTGTCCACAAACTAGCATAGGAGCCTCGGCCAAGAGCCCGAAAGTGCACAAAGTGGTTGGGAGGTTACAAGACAATGAGGTGTTATTGTTGAGACCAATAATTGGTAAGTTCAAACATGAAAGTTACGTGAGCTTGCTAAAAAAAATCATTAAAGGTTTTGTTTTAGACGTCGTGGAAGGTTCGAGTGTCAGAAAAGTGGAAAATCCTAGTAATACGGTTACAATAAAAGATGAAGTGGTTTACGATAACCACATTGCTAAACTTGACAAGGAAATTCACCTATTTGACAAGATTTTGGAAATGCCGAGATCCGATCTGCTCGTTGAAACGCCTAAAGCCGGCACCATCCTATTTCTGCTACAAAGCTCGAATTATTGCAATGCAACAACGGGGGTGAAATACACAAACGGTGCAGGGGAGACCTTGTTTGATACAAGCTTTTCCAATTTTAAAGAACTCGAAGATTTCTTGCATTTCATAGTCAGCGAGTACGTGTCAGGTGGCCAGGAAAACGGCGTTAAATATGAATAA
- the ILM1 gene encoding Ilm1p (similar to uniprot|P47155 Saccharomyces cerevisiae YJR118C ILM1 Protein of unknown function), which translates to MGVLSSVNVTFFRVAFLSFLAFACLKDVNMVLSNPSVLLFTHSMGLPALILPSHSAQLGLISVLFGLLATHDFIPLLEKNRVFFESIVPIRLMFFFILTALSYYMEGNLYIHNNAVFIYGFCEVWMNFLIFSAIRDEKNEDFKRANRILAEDQMLYEEDAELSGAELEEIENSSAEE; encoded by the coding sequence ATGGGTGTCCTCTCTTCCGTGAATGTTACGTTTTTCAGAGTGgcatttttgtcttttctgGCGTTTGCCTGCCTTAAAGACGTAAACATGGTATTATCAAATCCATCGGTGTTATTATTTACACACTCGATGGGCCTTCCTGCCCTGATTCTGCCATCCCATAGTGCCCAGCTTGGCCTGATATCTGTGCTGTTCGGCCTCCTGGCAACGCACGATTTTATTCCATTACTAGAAAAGAACAGAGTGTTTTTTGAGTCAATCGTTCCTATCCGGCTaatgttcttcttcattctcaCCGCGCTCTCATATTACATGGAAGGAAACCTATACATCCACAACAACGCTGTTTTCATTTATGGATTTTGTGAGGTTTGgatgaacttcttgatcttctctGCTATACGTGAtgaaaagaatgaagacttcaaaagagCAAACAGAATACTAGCTGAAGATCAAATGTTATATGAGGAAGACGCCGAACTAAGCGGCGCGGAGCTGGAGGAGATAGAAAATTCGAGCGCCGAAGAGTGA
- the JHD2 gene encoding histone demethylase (similar to uniprot|P47156 Saccharomyces cerevisiae YJR119C Hypothetical ORF), which translates to MVELEHIPVLHPTAAEMEDPIGFLSQTHVRRLGHVYGMVKLVPPSDFRPPLSINEDQFKFRVRLQYLNELNILNRGRLFLMKQLNNFYMRGSRRTEKHLRKPYTDVGDKRLFYYDLFITIAKYFNPSKSLAPERNMGRKRPRFSAADLESQTAAKSGSALKLAPLSEIENNQTLWKHVAKELSVPQVSAKDAFFSILAPYYEFLQKRTREHDGSGALLSKLIYAEKFPNSLLNDMNHGEEGEPADGDDEEEEEEEEEEEEGCTLCQRTNKRTKTILCDSCDKPFHIFCLDPPLKEVPKGKWVCNNCIFGNGYYGFKEEDKFYSRTAFQKMCREYDAERWPHGDKLNNLEHLEKMFWDKVEQIDKSSPIRYGADIHNVGPGEMTGFPTAQYIPSAMKDDNIAHKQYLEYVRHPMNLVNLPSAKGSLLSVFGKKISGMTVPWIYIGSTFSTFCWHLEDQYTLSANYQHEGDPKIWYSIPESSCERFDKLMRDTAPDLFQKQPDLLHQLVTLIAPYDKRFQEAKISCFKAIQYPGEYIITFPKCYHSGFNSGYNFNEAVNFTLDLWLPYGIEATRDYVGSGKRCVFDMWELMLTVLVEYLNDSKKFDESLIRSCHTELEAMFNQEVKSIDQLSKILNNRVEATGITRRRISDKTQVDVKVTVRHDYREPDFEDDEHTSASDNEFGSDDDGDDDIFCAACKTICPFFFVAHFEKSRVSKRRRLQSMGPAEWNQMSERGEIKIFCLRDYIKLLELESEGDQSDCSDDENNLKKFQRDELFLIRKPGEIRDVLKEVQHKLDGMLR; encoded by the coding sequence ATGGTAGAACTAGAGCACATACCGGTGCTTCACCCAACGGCAGCAGAGATGGAGGACCCTATCGGATTTCTCTCGCAAACTCACGTTCGTCGACTGGGCCATGTCTATGGCATGGTCAAGCTTGTGCCGCCCTCAGATTTTAGGCCACCGCTTTCTATTAACGAAGACCAGTTCAAGTTTCGGGTGCGACTACAGTACCTAAACGAGCTCAATATCCTTAATCGAGGCAGGCTGTTTCTCatgaagcagctcaacaacttttATATGAGAGGCAGTCGTCGAACAGAGAAACATCTGAGGAAGCCATACACGGATGTTGGCGACAAAAGGTTATTTTACTATGACCTTTTTATCACTATAGCGAAGTATTTTAATCCGAGCAAAAGCTTGGCTCCCGAGCGAAACATGGGACGCAAACGTCCGAGGTTCAGCGCGGCTGATCTCGAGAGCCAGACCGCTGCCAAGTCCGGCTCTGCACTCAAGCTGGCTCCTCTAAGCGAGATTGAGAACAATCAAACCTTATGGAAGCACGTAGCCAAAGAGCTTAGTGTGCCTCAAGTCTCTGCAAAAGACGCATTTTTTAGTATCTTAGCGCCTTACTATgagtttttgcaaaaaagaacaagagaacACGACGGGAGCGGGGCCTtgctttccaagctcatctaCGCTGAGAAGTTTCCaaattctcttttgaaCGACATGAATCATGGCGAAGAAGGAGAACCAGCGGATGGGgatgatgaggaagaagaagaagaagaagaagaagaagaagaagggtgTACTTTGTGTCAACGCACAAACAAGCGTACTAAAACCATTTTGTGCGATTCTTGTGACAAACCTTTCCACATATTTTGCCTAGATCCGCCACTCAAGGAGGTTCCAAAAGGCAAGTGGGTTTGCAACAACTGCATTTTTGGAAACGGATATTACGGTTTCAAAGAGGAGGACAAGTTCTATTCCAGGACCGCTTTCCAGAAGATGTGTCGTGAATACGACGCTGAAAGGTGGCCTCACGGCGATAAGCTCAACAACCTGGAGCACCTTGAAAAGATGTTTTGGGACAAAGTCGAACAGATCGACAAATCAAGTCCTATTAGGTATGGAGCAGATATACACAACGTTGGCCCTGGAGAAATGACAGGCTTTCCAACGGCTCAATATATCCCTTCTGCTATGAAAGACGACAACATTGCACATAAACAGTACCTTGAGTATGTCAGACACCCCATGAACCTTGTTAATCTCCCAAGCGCAAAGGGTTCACTTTTATCTGTCTTTGGAAAAAAGATCTCAGGTATGACCGTTCCTTGGATCTACATCGGCTCGACATTCTCAACTTTCTGCTGGCACTTGGAAGACCAATACACTCTCAGTGCGAACTATCAACACGAGGGAGATCCCAAGATTTGGTACAGCATTCCGGAAAGTTCTTGCGAGAGGTTTGACAAACTAATGAGAGACACGGCGCCGGAccttttccagaagcagCCAGACTTGCTTCACCAGCTGGTGACGTTAATTGCGCCTTATGACAAACGCTTTCAGGAAGCCAAAAtaagctgcttcaaagctatTCAATACCCTGGGGAATACATAATCACATTCCCTAAATGCTACCACTCTGGTTTTAACAGTGGCTACAACTTTAACGAGGCTGTCAATTTCACGCTTGACTTGTGGCTGCCCTATGGTATTGAAGCCACCCGCGATTACGTTGGCAGCGGGAAACGCTGTGTGTTCGACATGTGGGAACTGATGCTCACAGTATTGGTAGAATACCTAAATGATTCCAAGAAATTCGACGAGTCGCTTATCCGCAGTTGTCACACAGAATTAGAGGCAATGTTTAACCAGGAAGTTAAAAGCATAGATCAGCTTTCCAAGATTCTGAATAACCGTGTAGAAGCAACCGGCATCACACGGCGGCGCATAAGCGACAAGACCCAGGTGGATGTCAAAGTCACTGTGCGACACGACTATCGGGAGCCAGACTTTGAAGACGACGAACACACAAGCGCTAGTGACAACGAATTTGGAAGCGATGACGATGGAGACGATGACATCTTCTGTGCAGCATGTAAGACTATTTGCccgtttttctttgtcgCACACTTCGAGAAGTCCCGTGTTTCGAAGAGAAGGCGCTTACAATCTATGGGGCCTGCAGAGTGGAACCAGATGTCTGAACGTGGAGAGATCAAAATATTCTGTCTTCGGGACTATATCAAGCTTctagagcttgaaagcgAGGGTGATCAGAGCGATTGTTCAGATGACGAAAACaatctcaagaagtttcaacgtgatgaacttttcttaATAAGGAAGCCAGGTGAAATAAGAGATGTACTTAAGGAAGTACAACATAAATTAGACGGAATGCTCAGGTGA
- the PRO3 gene encoding pyrroline-5-carboxylate reductase (highly similar to uniprot|P32263 Saccharomyces cerevisiae YER023W PRO3 Delta 1-pyrroline-5-carboxylate reductase catalyzes the last step in proline biosynthesis), with product MSDSARYTLTILGCGVMGQALLSAIYNAPEASAETKKLYPSKIITCNHDKDSTSQVVKLLEGFGESPNGIEVECTYNDNERAVDEASVVLLSTKPFLAQEVLSAVPVKKKLLISLVAGWTIGQLGEYSQYVTRIMTNTPAKFGYGMAVLSHSDSVSEENKALVRELVGRVGSCIELPEKNMDAATALVGSGPAFALLVLESFMESGLKLGIPLKESKLCAMKVLEGTIKMVEKTGEHPSVLKHQVCTPGGTTIAGLCVMEENGVRSGIIKGVEEAAAVASRLGKK from the coding sequence ATGTCTGATTCAGCACGCTACACCCTAACTATTCTTGGCTGCGGCGTTATGGGCCAAGCCCTTTTGTCTGCTATTTACAACGCTCCTGAGGCATCcgcagaaacaaaaaagctttatcCATCAAAAATCATAACTTGCAACCATGATAAAGACTCTACTAGCCAAGTTGTAAAGCTACTGGAGGGATTTGGCGAGTCGCCCAATGGGATAGAGGTTGAGTGCACTTACAACGACAACGAGAGGGCCGTGGATGAGGCGAGTGTTGTACTGTTGTCGACAAAGCCATTCCTTGCCCAGGAGGTGCTGAGCGCTGTGCcggtgaagaagaagcttctcatTTCGCTAGTCGCAGGCTGGACCATTGGTCAGTTGGGCGAGTACTCGCAGTATGTGACCAGAATCATGACCAACACGCCTGCCAAGTTTGGCTATGGTATGGCTGTCCTCTCTCACTCTGACAGTGTTTCTGAGGAAAACAAGGCTCTGGTTCGCGAGCTAGTTGGCCGTGTCGGCAGCTGTATTGAGCTGCCAGAGAAAAACATGGATGCTGCCACTGCGCTGGTTGGATCAGGCCCAGCTTTCGCGCTCCTGGTTCTGGAATCTTTCATGGAGAGCGGACTCAAATTAGGAATTCCGCTCAAGGAGAGCAAGCTCTGTGCGATGAAGGTGCTGGAGGGCACTATCAAAATGGTCGAGAAGACAGGCGAGCACCCCAGCGTCTTGAAACACCAGGTGTGCACCCCAGGCGGGACCACAATCGCGGGTTTGTGTGTTATGGAGGAGAACGGTGTTAGAAGCGGTATCATCAAGGGTGTGGAAGAAGCCGCCGCCGTCGCGTCCCGTTTAGGTAAGAAGTGA
- the ATP2 gene encoding F1F0 ATP synthase subunit beta (highly similar to uniprot|P00830 Saccharomyces cerevisiae YJR121W ATP2 Beta subunit of the F1 sector of mitochondrial F1F0 ATP synthase which is a large evolutionarily conserved enzyme complex required for ATP synthesis) has translation MVVPRLYAATSRSALKAAQAGQRMNMNAARTMATQAAAAHGKVRAVIGAIVDVQFEQGQLPEILNALEIDTKQGKLVLEVSQHLGENTVRTIAMDGTEGLVRGEQVVDTGAPISVPVGRETLGRIINVVGEPIDERGPILTKKRNPIHAEPPAFVEQSTAAEVLETGIKVVDLLAPYARGGKIGLFGGAGVGKTVFIQELINNIAKAHGGFSVFTGVGERTREGNDLYREMRETGVINLEGDSKVALVFGQMNEPPGARARVALTGLTIAEYFRDEEGQDVLLFIDNIFRFTQAGSEVSALLGRIPSAVGYQPTLATDMGLLQERITTTKKGSVTSVQAVYVPADDLTDPAPATTFAHLDATTVLSRGISELGIYPAVDPLDSKSRLLDASVVGQEHYDVATQVQQTLQAYKSLQDIIAILGMDELSEQDKLTVERARKIQRFLSQPFAVAEVFTGIPGRLVRLKDTISSFKAVLDGKYDHLPENAFYMVGGIEDVVAKAEKLASEAN, from the coding sequence ATGGTTGTCCCCAGATTGTACGCTGCGACCTCACGCAGCGCGCTCAAGGCCGCTCAGGCCGGCCAGCGCATGAACATGAATGCCGCCAGAACCATGGCCACCcaggccgccgccgctcACGGTAAGGTGCGTGCCGTCATTGGTGCCATTGTCGATGTGCAGTTCGAGCAGGGCCAATTGCCCGAGATTTTGAACGCATTGGAGATCGACACCAAGCAGGGCAAGCTAGTTCTGGAAGTGTCCCAGCACTTGGGTGAGAACACGGTGCGTACCATCGCTATGGACGGTACCGAAGGTCTCGTTCGTGGTGAGCAGGTTGTTGACACCGGCGCGCCAATCTCTGTCCCAGTCGGCAGAGAGACCCTGGGTAGAATCATCAACGTCGTCGGTGAGCCCATCGACGAAAGAGGTCCaattttgaccaagaagagaaaccCAATTCACGCCGAGCCCCCTGCGTTCGTGGAGCAGTCCACCGCCGCTGAGGTCTTGGAAACTGGTATCAAGGTCGTCGATCTTTTGGCCCCATACGCCCGTGGTGGTAAGATTGGTCTGTTCGGTGGTGCCGGTGTCGGTAAGACCGTGTTCATTCAGGAGCTGATTAACAACATCGCCAAGGCTCACGGTGGTTTCTCCGTCTTCACCGGTGTCGGTGAGAGAACCAGAGAGGGTAACGACTTGTACCGTGAAATGAGAGAGACCGGTGTCATCAACTTGGAGGGTGACTCCAAGGTCGCTCTGGTTTTCGGTCAGATGAACGAGCCTCCAGGAGCCCGTGCCCGTGTCGCTTTGACCGGTTTGACCATCGCTGAGTACTTCAGAGACGAAGAAGGCCAGGATGTGTTGCTTTTCATCGACAACATTTTCAGATTCACCCAGGCCGGTTCCGAAGTGTCTGCCCTGTTGGGTCGTATCCCATCCGCTGTCGGTTACCAGCCAACCTTGGCCACCGATATGGGTTTGTTGCAGGAGAGAATTACCACCACCAAGAAGGGTTCCGTCACCTCCGTCCAGGCCGTTTACGTCCCTGCTGATGACTTGACTGACCCTGCTCCAGCCACCACTTTCGCTCACTTGGACGCCACCACTGTGTTGTCCAGAGGTATCTCTGAGTTGGGTATCTACCCAGCTGTCGACCCATTGGACTCCAAGTCCAGACTTTTGGACGCTTCCGTTGTCGGCCAAGAGCACTACGACGTTGCCACTCAGGTTCAACAGACCCTGCAGGCCTACAAGTCTCTGCAAGACATCATCGCCATTTTGGGTATGGACGAGTTGTCCGAACAGGACAAGCTGACTGTCGAGAGAGCCCGTAAGATCCAGAGATTCTTGTCCCAGCCTTTCGCTGTCGCCGAGGTTTTCACTGGTATCCCAGGTAGACTGGTCAGATTGAAGGACACCATTTCCTCTTTCAAGGCTGTGTTGGACGGTAAGTACGACCACCTGCCAGAAAACGCTTTCTACATGGTGGGCGGTATCGAAGATGTCGTTGCCAAGGCTGAGAAGTTGGCTTCCGAGGCTAACTAA